Genomic DNA from Triticum urartu cultivar G1812 unplaced genomic scaffold, Tu2.1 TuUngrouped_contig_5746, whole genome shotgun sequence:
GATGGACAACTAGAAAACTAAGCTACTAGGGCCTAGAACGATCGACATGCGTGGATCCGACGACCCCCTTAGCACCGATGACCGAGGTAATCGGCGGAGGGGAGCCACCGAAGGACGGTGGCAGAGGAGACTCTCCTGGCTGCTTGGTGAGATCGCCTCTTCTTTCTTTGAGAGAAGAAAGAAAAGTGGGAACTTTCCTTGGGATCAGCGAGAGAACTTTTCTTCCCGTGGAAGAACCTGATCAAATGTCTACCTATTTCATTTGGTTCTTTTTTATTTCGTATATAAGATTTGACCatatttatattaaaaaatattaacatctaCAATATTAAATTTATGCAATATAAAAATTATTTTTTCCTTGTAAATACGTAAAAAACTTAAGTATCATTGCATTGATAGAAGAAATAAAATGTAGCAATTACAGACATGAGCTCGAAGCACAAACACGACAGCCAGGTGAGCGAGACAAACAAGCGCAGACAAGCCAAAGGATGCGCAGCCCTACGAAGCTGTCCTAAATCTCGCCAATGAAGTGGCCAAGTCCCCTGGCCCGGGCACGAGCCCATGCTCTATTGTCTTCCTCGATCTGTTGCGGTGCTTTCAGATCCTCCAAGCTGCGAGGATGAAGATGGTTGCAAGGCCGCGTCGTAAAGCCGTCGGGGAATCTCGAATGGATGTGGCGAACCAGTCGCGGAGTTCCGAGTCCGGAGATATTAAATTCATGGTGCACCTAATGATATTGATTTTGTAGCGTGGATGTTGATATTTTTTACTATAAAAATGGTCAAAGTTTATGAGGTTTGACTACAAACAAATCTAGATCTAATGTACAACATAAAAATGACAGAAGGGAGTACATAGATGACGGGACAGGCCGGCCGGTGGTACGTGGCGAAACGGCGGGTTCGGACGCGTTTGCCCGGCGGTCGATCGTTTTGGTGCTGGTGGCCGCCCCACTACCCCACTCGCCGACGACGAGGCCACCGGCCAGTCCACACTCGCCAGCTTCTTCCCATCCTCGCAGCTGTTGCCTGTTTAGGCGGTCACATACACTGCTGCTTTATTCATCGATCGTTCGCGGGCTAGCTTAGCTACTTACATGAAAACGACGACATGCATGCGTGCTAGTCTTGTGGAATTAACGACCATCGATCGCAACACTGAGTAGATTGTCACGCGACACGTACGGCCAGCTCTTGTGTTTGTTCCTTCTTAAATCTTAATCACCAGGCACCTGCTGACCGGCGTGCACACACGGCAGCACCGTTGTGGAAGATAGTGGCGGGTGACGTGATGTGCGATGGATCGCTCCGATTAAATCCCATGGTGCGCGACGGCGACGGGGCCGACGCCATGGTGCCCTCCCTGGTGGGGCTGCCGGTGCGCCGCGTTTGCTCGGAGCCGGCGACACGTACGTCCGTCCACGCGGGGTCTCGATAACTACCTAATTCTAGGGAGGCACGTAACGCGCGGGCTCGGATATATTGGTTGATTGACTAGCTTTTGGACGATTTGGACACGCCGTGCGTCGCATGCGCTCCACGTACTGGGCACCtaatctgctgctgctgctgctgctccgtgTGAGCCCGGGTACGTACGTGGAGGTCACTgttggagaggagaggagaggaggagagtGAGTCGCCACGTTTCTCCTTCCGGTCTGTCACGCAGCACTTTTCTGCCTAACCTAACGCCGGCTGCCAGCAAATAATATCTCAGCACCGGCAAGCTGCGGTCATGGCTGATGTATACGTGGATGGATCAGAGTCGCGAAAGAGACCGCgcaaaaagaaaaggaagaatGTACCACGGCGATTTGGGGTAGGAGTCCATTTGCCGACGGCGCATGCGAATTGCATGCAGATTCCAGCCGCCTGGATGCACGGTCAAAGAATGTGTAGCTGGTGACAGTGAATGATCACTGGAGTACGTctgatttcttcttcttctttccttttctttttgcAAGTTGGAGTAAGAAGTCTTGAGTTCTGACCAAGAATGTGCGTGATGGCCCCATCTGATAGACAGGTTGACGTGCAAGAAAACCCATCCATGTACACCACTATTATCTGAAGGATATAGGCAGACGAGTCAACCTTGAACATGACgcacaaatttcacaaaaaacaaaaataaaaagtgAAGTGTGGCTGCTGGGATTCGAGCCCAGGTCTCCACGGCCACAACGTGGAATTCTCACCACTAAACTACAGCCACTTTGATGTCCTGGCTAAGGAATCATCCTATTTGTATACAATACGTACACCCCAACACGCGTATTCAAAATAAGAAACTTCTCCTTCTGTACGGGTCCCAGCCCAAGACAGTCTAAATGGGTTACGGAGCAAGGCCCAGGAGGCCCGTCCGACGACGGGCCGACGGTCAAGCCCCACCAACACCCGAGCGCGAATCTCCAGGCGAGAGACACCGGCTCAAAACCCCCTCGACCGCGCATTCTTAGGGTTTCCTCTCTCTCCTCGGCTCCGCCCAGGCAACTCCACCCCCAATCCAACCGTACCGGCGGCGGCGAACGCGGCGACGAATCCGCGCAGCGCAGCCCAGGCGCCATGGCCGCGCCGGAGGCACCCACGTGCTACGTCGGGGTCGCGCGCCAGTCCGCCGCCTTCCGCCTCATGAAGCAAATGGTACGTACGCTACGCGGTCCCTGACGCGATCACCTCCTCGGCGGAAATTTACGATTAGAAAATGTAGAAAAAAATTTATGAATGTTTGGTGTGCCTGGCCTCGACTTGGCAAGGTAGACTATATAGAGCCGCTTAGCATTCAGTAATTCATTTGAGTTGCATATATGCAGGCTTGTTTACAGTTAAACTTTCCAGGAGTTGCTATTGGCCAGCCTGTTCGTGTAGCTAGCAACTTTCGTTAATTGTTACGGAGATAGAAACTTAAGATATTGTTTTAGGATTGCTATATTCAAAGTTGCAAATATAGCGAATGTGTCTACTCATAGGGAGAAGCTAAAATTTATGCTATCTCGGTGTGCTGCAACTGCACACAGAGTATGATTTATCTAAAATTTCGAGGTTTTTCTTAGCAAACGTGTATGAGGGGTATGGATAAATTGGCGTTTGTCAAGTTGTACTGACGGTGACTGCGTGTTCGATTTAGAAATGGTCTATTGTACTGATCTCTCCATGATTAGTCTTTCTCTTCTTGTGTGGTAGGGATGGGAAGAAGGTGAAGGCCTCGGGAAAGACAAGCAGGGTATAAAGGGGCATGTCAGAGTGAAACAAAAGCAGGACACACTAGGTATGCTTAGCTCTTTGTAGAAATACTGCCCGATTTAAGCATTTGTTGAGTAAAGAAGCATATTTGTCTGATCGGCCATGGGTGGGGTCGCTGAAATCTGAGTCTGTTCTCCTACGCAGGTGTTGGTGTGGACAATCCTCAGAACAAATGGGCGTATGATACCACCCAGTTCGATGATATACTAAAGAAACTGAAAGTGGTATGGTGTATAGCAATTCTTTTCTCTGCTGCTTGTATCAATGAATAAAGATTCAAGTGTCTGATCATGTCCTTTTATGTTTTTCTTTGTCATTTGGTAATGGCCCCTCTCTGCGCTGACAGCAATCTACTACTCCTGCTAAAGGTAGCATGAAAAGTCTGCATGTATGTTCTATTTTTATAATCTATTTTGTTAGTTATTGTTTAATGTTGTTAATTGTTTCTACAGAAATTGAGGATGTAAGCAGTTCACCTGACAGTACACCCAAGAAAGATaaacctgcaaaagatgaagtcGCTAAAGTTACCCGGCCTCAAGGAAGGTTGGTCTCGCCCCTAATTTCAATCCTTTGATTTATATTTTCTTGTCATCACACCATTATTTCTTACAGATATAAGAAAAGGGAGAGGGGGAAAAGTGTGAGGGGTTATTCAGCAGTTGATCTTGAAGGCATACTTGTGAGTGATTCTTTTCTTGCATGTTGATTCTGTCAGGCAATCTACTTAGTGTCAATGAACATTTGTTTCCTCCTTCAGAGTGTGTACCATGTGGTTAACCTGTAATATCTTGTAAGATTGAAACATTGTGTTGGAACAGGTTCGGAAGAAGGAAAATGATTGCGAGGTGGATCAGGAAGTTCAACCATCATGTATGGAAGAGCCTGATATCACCATCGGCCAGGGTGCAGGTTGGCAGCTCATCTGCATATGTCCTTTAACTATTTTTTTCTGGACATGATTGCAATATATTGCATTAGCTATCGCCCTATAATTAAAGGGTGTGTATTTGATTAAACTCTAAAGATTCCAGAATGCTTGCTAGTTTGGGTCTGGTTATCGATAATTTTGCATGTTTTCTAATTATATAGAAGTCTGGTCGTTAGGTTTCTACTGCTATACTTAGAAAACTGCACAATACTCCAATTTTTTTAGTTTGGTGTGTGCACTGCATATAAGTTAATTATCTGCTTACTGTTGTGAGATTTGCTGATTATACTGTTGATGAACTTGGTTAGAAAGGAAGTCTGTGTGCTAGCGACTGTCCTATTCTGCTGCTTAACCAGAAAAGCACATTTTTGTTGAATTTAAATTAGTGTGCTATTGTTCATTTCTTATTGCTGAACTGTTCTGAAAATGTGCTATAAGAACTTCATTGAGGTTTTAGTAACTTTCAGTGTCAACTTAATGTTGATTCAGTATCCCAAGCTGAAGATGTGAACTGGTGGGGGCACAAGTTTGGATATGTATCAGGAGGCTTTTTAGGAGCAAAATCTCGCAAGAATAAAAAAGATAATTCTAATGTCCGTCAGATGTTTGGGGAAGATGATCAAGAAAATCTGTACAACCTTGTTCAGGTTAGTATGCACAACCCATAAGGTTCCCTGATGTCTTACTGTCAGCTCTGTTATTTCTAAAATTGACCTTGATAGGTTAAGTACCGTCCCTTGTTGGTATCTTGTCAATGCTGATGATTCTGGAAGCTTGTCAGCTGCATCTAAGTACCTTGTTTGCCAATTAATTTCATTTGGCTGAGATTACGTTCATACATTCTCACTTGAAGCATTGAATTTCTGTGAATGAAATTTCGCATGGTTACGCAATTTGTCTGATCTAATGTCATACAAACTGATATAATTCCCTGGCTGCCCCTGGTGTGCTATACCACCCTACGTGTAATGGTGGTTCATGCATTAAGATTCACGTAGTCGTCATCTTCATTTTATGACATTTCATTTTACACCTTAAGAAAGTCAACCCTACATTGTCTAAATGTCCAAAACAAAGGTCAATGAGGCCTAGATTCCACTGCCACTCAATCATTAATTTCATTTTCAACGCCTAACATTAGGGATGCAAATTTGGAGCCTTTAGGGTACCCTCCGACCCTACTTACTGCAACCAAATGAACTAAAGTTTCAGAAATGAAGTGAATTCTGAAAATTGAGCTCATTTTGTTGAACTAAAGAGGGTCCGAGGGTACCCTCAAGGTTCCAAATTTGCATGCCTACCTAACATACAGTGAAATATATTTGTAGAAGCAACATATGAATAGTGTATCACATGCTTTATAATGATGCATAGTACAGACACATAATAACCGATTCTCAAAGCATGACCTGTGGTATATAACAAGCGGGTGTAGCCCACCGTTAATAAGCAAATCAGCATTTGTACCTCAATTCCCAATATATCCATTATTTACAAACGATCTCTCTGCAGGACAAAGCTACATCTGGAAAGCAGGGTCTTGGCATCAAGGACCTGCCGATGAAAGTTGGTGGCCAGCGTTGGAAGGGGAACAAAACCTCTCTTGGTGATAGTGATGAGGAAAACTCAACCCAGTCTGAATTATCAGAAGTGGAAGAAGATGAAGACGAGGAAGGATCTGCCAGTGATGCTAAAGTAAATGAAGTACATGTGAAAACCGTAAAAGAAGTTTGCGTGGATGCTAAACCTAAAACCAAGTTCAAGAAGCTTTGCAAAAAAATTCTTCGTCAGGTAGAATCACATTTCTTCTTTGTGTGAGGCACTGAAGCTTATAGAAGCTGTTGAACACATGATGTTCATTATTTGTTACTCTTTGCAGGCTCCATCTCAGTCCATGAAATTGAAGGAGCTCAAGGAAGCTGTTGAAGAACACTCAACTATTTTGTCCGACTTCTCCTGTAGACGTGAAGCTCTTTCATTCTTGAAGAGGAAGGTATATAAAGCTTCACATTGTTGTTTGGCAGGCCCTATTGATACATGTAGATTAAGCTTGTCATGCTCATGCAAATCCATTTGGAAGTACCGCTATTCTCATCTAAGCTTTTGTTGCCATTGCTTACATCTGATTCACTTTTCTTGTTGAATTTTCCAGCTCCAGGGAAGCAAGAAATTCAATCTGGAGGGCAAAAGGGTTCATCTTGTATCATGAAGCAAATACGAAGCCTACGGGAGACAATATGATTTTGCGTGTGGCTCCTGCAGTCATATATTTGTCGATTGTTGCTTCGGACGAGTATACATACAGGCTGTGCACCAAGTGGCACGGTATAGATGTAAGGAGTCATAGGCCCGGGATGGGGGCCAAAATTTTGCAAATCTTGCCAGCTGCTGGAAATTTGGAAGTGTGTGCTGAGTCATCTGTATCGTAATATCCATGTAGCTGATGCATCTATAGGTGTTTGTAATATT
This window encodes:
- the LOC125529651 gene encoding G-patch domain-containing protein 1 codes for the protein MAAPEAPTCYVGVARQSAAFRLMKQMGWEEGEGLGKDKQGIKGHVRVKQKQDTLGVGVDNPQNKWAYDTTQFDDILKKLKVQSTTPAKEIEDVSSSPDSTPKKDKPAKDEVAKVTRPQGRYKKRERGKSVRGYSAVDLEGILVRKKENDCEVDQEVQPSCMEEPDITIGQGAVSQAEDVNWWGHKFGYVSGGFLGAKSRKNKKDNSNVRQMFGEDDQENLYNLVQDKATSGKQGLGIKDLPMKVGGQRWKGNKTSLGDSDEENSTQSELSEVEEDEDEEGSASDAKVNEVHVKTVKEVCVDAKPKTKFKKLCKKILRQAPSQSMKLKELKEAVEEHSTILSDFSCRREALSFLKRKLQGSKKFNLEGKRVHLVS